The following are encoded together in the Astyanax mexicanus isolate ESR-SI-001 chromosome 8, AstMex3_surface, whole genome shotgun sequence genome:
- the wnt9a gene encoding protein Wnt-9a, with protein sequence MLDGRGALGWIPVTIIIFLCTLPNHTAAYFGLTGNEPLSILPLSAQPEERSAKAHYKLCDRLKLEKKQRKLCRRDPGVAETLMEAISMSALECQYQFRFERWNCTLENRYRAHILKRGFKETAFLYAISSAGLTHAMAKACSAGRMERCTCDEAPDLENRKAWQWGGCGDNLKYSNKFVKDFLGKRSNKDLRARVDMHNSNVGMKVIKAGVETTCKCHGVSGSCTVQTCWRQLAPFHEIGKLLKQRYETSLKVGSSSNEATGEGEVPNPRTPGHTHQLIPEPRPSDPIPRTTDLLHIEDSPNFCRPSKYSAGTSARKCYKDKNCEAICCGRGHNTQSRTVTRPCQCQVRWCCYVECKQCTQKEEVYTCKG encoded by the exons GTTGACGGGTAACGAGCCGCTGTCCATCCTGCCGCTGAGCGCTCAGCCGGAGGAGCGCTCGGCTAAGGCTCATTATAAGCTGTGTGATCGTCTGAAGCTGGAGAAGAAGCAGAGGAAGCTGTGCAGGAGAGACCCGGGCGTCGCCGAGACCCTGATGGAGGCCATCAGCATGAGCGCCCTGGAGTGCCAGTACCAGTTCCGCTTCGAGAGGTGGAACTGCACCCTGGAGAACCGCTACCGAGCCCACATCCTCAAGAGag gaTTTAAAGAGACGGCGTTCCTCTATGCCATATCCTCCGCCGGTCTGACCCACGCCATGGCCAAAGCCTGCAGCGCCGGACGCATGGAGCGCTGCACCTGCGACGAGGCGCCCGACCTGGAGAACCGCAAGGCCTGGCAGTGGGGCGGCTGCGGAGACAACCTCAAATACAGCAACAAATTCGTCAAAGACTTCCTGGGAAAAAGGTCCAACAAGGACCTGAGAGCTCGAGTAGACATGCACAACAGCAACGTGGGCATGAAG GTGATTAAGGCAGGTGTGGAGACGACCTGTAAGTGTCACGGTGTTTCGGGCTCGTGTACGGTTCAGACCTGCTGGAGGCAGCTGGCCCCCTTCCACGAAATCGGCAAATTGCTGAAGCAGCGCTACGAGACGTCGCTGAAGGTGGGAAGCTCCAGTAACGAGGCCACTGGGGAGGGGGAGGTGCCCAACCCTCGCACCCCCGGACACACCCACCAGCTGATACCTGAGCCCCGCCCCTCCGACCCCATCCCCCGCACCACCGACCTGCTGCACATCGAGGACTCGCCCAACTTCTGCCGGCCCAGCAAGTACTCCGCCGGGACCTCGGCCCGGAAGTGCTACAAGGACAAGAACTGCGAGGCCATCTGCTGCGGGCGTGGCCACAACACGCAGAGTCGCACGGTGACGCGGCCCTGCCAGTGCCAGGTGCGCTGGTGCTGCTACGTGGAGTGCAAGCAGTGCACCCAGAAGGAGGAAGTGTACACGTGCAAGGGGTGA